In Oryza glaberrima chromosome 8, OglaRS2, whole genome shotgun sequence, the following are encoded in one genomic region:
- the LOC127783383 gene encoding probable adenylate kinase 2, chloroplastic — protein sequence MASSMAATATLSPPVLSAERPTVRGGLFLPPSPATSRSLRLQSARRCGISPATRKPRSLPRAAKVVVAVKADPLKVMIAGAPASGKGTQCELIKSKYGLVHISAGDLLRAEIAAGSENGKRAKEFMEKGQLVPDEIVVNMVKERLLQPDAQEKGWLLDGYPRSYSQAMALETLNIRPDIFILLDVPDELLVERVVGRRLDPVTGKIYHLKYSPPENEEIASRLTQRFDDTEEKVKLRLQTHYQNVESLLSIYEDVIVEVKGDALVDDVFAEIDKQLTSSLDKKTEMVASA from the exons atggcctcttccatggccgccaccgccaccctctcgccgccggtttTATCCGCCGAGAGGCCGACTGTCCGCGGCGGCCTCTTCTTGCCCccttcgccggcgacctcccgcTCTCTCCGCCTCCAATCCGCCCGCCGCTGCGGcatctcgccggcgacgaggaagccACGCTCCTTGCCTCGAGCAGCCAAG GTTGTTGTGGCTGTGAAGGCTGATCCTTTGAAGGTCATGATAGCAGGGGCTCCAGCATCTGGAAAGGGAACGCAGTGTGAGCTCATCAAGAGCAAA TATGGTCTGGTGCACATTTCTGCTGGAGATTTGCTAAGGGCAGAAATTGCTGCAGGCAGTGAGAATGGGAAGCGAGCTAAGGAATTTATGGAGAAGGGTCAGCTGGTTCCTGATGAGATTGTTGTTAAT ATGGTGAAGGAACGCCTTCTGCAACCAGATGCTCAGGAAAAGGGTTGGTTGTTGGATGGGTACCCAAGAAGCTATTCGCAAGCGATGGCGCTGGAAACTCTTAATATCCGACCTGACATTTTCATTCTTTTGGAT GTTCCAGATGAACTTCTTGTTGAAAGGGTAGTTGGGAGACGGCTTGATCCTGTAACTGGGAAAATATACCATCTAAAGTATTCCCCACCGGAGAATGAAGAAATTGCTTCAAGGCTTACACAGAGATTTGATGATACAGAAGAAAAG gTTAAGCTGAGGTTACAGACTCATTATCAAAATGTAGAATCCTTGCTATCAATTTACGAAGATGTGATAGTTGAG GTAAAAGGGGATGCTTTGGTGGATGATGTGTTTGCTGAGATCGACAAGCAGCTGACTTCTAGCCTTGATAAGAAAACAGAAATGGTGGCTAGCGCATGA
- the LOC127783295 gene encoding auxin-responsive protein IAA25, with protein MKSSSVAPRLKQERQDDCKFQEGDVNSLELRLGISSDNGQISGGGAASPWLGVGVHPWSLAARQGKAALEQAHQRPNECAVQRENRAASSAQLVGWPPVRAFRKNLSTPKPADADDLMNKVKLCSDEGHGSRCAAQERRSSSTMFVKVNLEGYAVGRKIDLKAHRSYDSLSQALQSMFHGFLSDGIATRDNELQQMEEGSKKRYVLVYEDNEGDRMLVGDVPWELFIASVKRLYIAQDPRVHAKLR; from the exons ATGAAGAGCTCTTCAGTTGCACCAAGGCTGAAACAGGAGAGACAAGATGACTGTAAGTTTCAGGAAGGTGATGTGAACAGCCTTGAGCTTCGGCTTGGCATATCTTCCGACAATGGCCAGatcagtggtggtggtgctgctagTCCATGGCTTGGTGTGGGAGTGCACCCTTGGAGCCTGGCTGCAAGGCAAGGGAAGGCAGCCTTGGAGCAAGCTCACCAGAGGCCTAATGAATGTGCTGTCCAAAG AGAAAACCGCGCGGCTTCATCAGCTCAGCTGGTGGGATGGCCACCGGTGCGCGCATTCCGCAAGAACCTGTCCACCCCAAAACCTGCAGATGCAGATGACCTGATGAACAAGGTGAAGCTCTGCTCTGATGAGGGCCATGGCTCCAGATGTGCAGCCCAAGAGAGGAGGTCATCATCAACCATGTTTGTGAAGGTGAACCTGGAGGGCTATGCTGTCGGAAGGAAGATCGACCTGAAGGCGCACCGCAGCTATGACTCTCTGTCCCAGGCTCTGCAGAGCATGTTCCATGGCTTCTTGTCAG ATGGCATTGCAACTAGAGACAATGAGCTGCAGCAGATGGAGGAGGGCAGCAAGAAGAGGTATGTTCTTGTGTATGAGGATAATGAGGGAGACCGCatgctcgtcggcgacgtcccATGGGA GCTGTTCATTGCTTCAGTGAAGAGGCTCTACATTGCTCAGGATCCTAGAGTTCATGCGAAGCTACGATAA